A stretch of Cicer arietinum cultivar CDC Frontier isolate Library 1 chromosome 5, Cicar.CDCFrontier_v2.0, whole genome shotgun sequence DNA encodes these proteins:
- the LOC101493538 gene encoding protein HHL1, chloroplastic produces MEVGMSLNALVRPPLSSSGSRFHDDSSFSHFLFSIPRHTSGKTHQRQHVLVVEAKGKKGMMSRQFQRPPPPPLPKIEDDGNPKFVIFIRMANVYLWYPLSIVSGGTTAKIMVAAKDNFLGKYIYKDTLDRNLAAVIYKDEKEIQKSAFKQHRTLRSATEFRYGYKLVENYNNVRAALSTTDVIELPTPDKLKTVLDKVKDFFGDAKESFGKITALGTTTTEEEEEDSKEKSK; encoded by the exons ATGGAAGTGGGAATGTCGTTAAACGCACTCGTTCGCCCTCCTCTCTCAAGTTCAGGTTCAAGGTTCCATGACGACTCGTCGTTCAGCCATTTTCTATTTTCCATTCCCAGACACACTTCCGGAAAAACTCATCAACGACAACATGTATTAGTCGTTGAAGCAAAGGGTAAAAAAGGAATGATGTCTCGTCAATTTCAGCGCCCTCCCCCTCCTCCCTTACCCAAAATTGAAGACGATGGTAACCCCAAATTCGTCATCTTCATTCGCATGGCCAAT GTATACCTTTGGTACCCTCTTAGTATTGTATCGGGTGGCACCACTGCCAAAATTATGGTTGCTGCAAAAGATAATTTCCTCGGCAAATATATCTACAAAGATACACTTGACAGAAATCTTGCTGCTGTTATCTACAAA GATGAGAAAGAGATACAGAAATCTGCATTCAAACAACATCGAACGCTGCGGTCAGCTACTGAATTCAGATATGGCTACAAACTTGTT GAGAATTATAACAATGTAAGAGCTGCACTTTCAACCACTGATGTTATTGAG CTTCCTACGCCAGATAAACTAAAAACTGTACTTGATAAAGTGAAAGACTTTTTTGGAGATGCAAAGGAGTCTTTTGGGAAGATAACAGCATTAGGCACTACCACTACTGAGGAGGAAGAGGAagattcaaaagaaaaatctaaGTGA
- the LOC101493857 gene encoding small heat shock protein, chloroplastic-like, whose translation MAQSLSSNLGLNPAMVSKSSSSTSRSTHFLLLQKVKPLRAMTGDAREKLNHVSRDINNTNHQSQPKRRTVPSAPIGLWDRFPTARTVQEMMETMERMMEDPFAMSTLEWPSSPLPSEGAGGYRRRGRTPWEIKEGEIEYKMRFDMPGMKKEDVKVWVEEKKMLVVKAEKGSKKKKIGEEEMVKEEGDVDEWCSKSYGRYSGRIVLPQNVEFENIKAEVKDGVLYIIIPKASSSSKVLNSSVQ comes from the exons ATGGCACAATCTTTATCCTCTAATCTAGGTCTTAACCCGGCCATGGTTTCCAAGAGTTCATCAAGCACCTCAAGATCAACCCATTTTCTTCTATTGCAAAAGGTAAAGCCCCTCAGAGCCATGACAGGGGACGCAAGAGAAAAACTCAACCATGTCTCAAGAGACATCAACAATACCAACCACCAATCCCAACCCAAAAGAAGAACCGTTCCTTCCGCACCCATAG GGTTATGGGATCGATTTCCTACAGCAAGAACAGTACAAGAGATGATGGAGACAATGGAAAGAATGATGGAAGATCCATTTGCAATGAGCACACTTGAGTGGCCATCATCACCTCTTCCAAGTGAAGGAGCAGGTGGATATCGAAGGAGGGGAAGAACACCATGGGAGATTAAAGAAGGAGAAATTGAATACAAGATGAGGTTTGACATGCCTGGTATGAAAAAAGAAGATGTGAAAGTGTGGGTTGAAGAGAAGAAGATGCTTGTGGTTAAAGCTGAGAAGGGatccaagaagaagaagattggAGAAGAAGAGATGGTGAAAGAAGAAGGAGATGTTGATGAATGGTGTTCTAAGAGCTATGGTAGATATAGTGGCAGAATTGTTTTGCCTCAGAATGTGGAGTTTGAGAATATTAAGGCAGAGGTTAAGGATGGTGTTCTTTACATTATAATTCCTAAGGCTTCTAGCTCCTCCAAAGTCTTGAATTCTAGTGTTCAAtga
- the LOC101494186 gene encoding uncharacterized protein isoform X2 has protein sequence MAETSTLLVRSFSTPVDTSCALHESNPLRALGESISFGRFMTESLNWEKWSTFTQNRYVEEAEKYSKPGSVAAKRAYFEAHYKRKAAEKDAALVQEANAQANETFESETRERNCADSSEQIKLEADNIETANEEINNDTVNYQGVDCDCDANQCKCDVGENDLDISEVEGIEEVLRPYNDINLDVEQNCTDSSEQKKSDDGNIEAANEDTVNYLVVDCYDTNQHKFDVGQNDLDVSHVEGTEEVLHPCNDMNLDVECCVLVDNSNQLDHVEVHKNIDVPVEETAPDPGITDQEVLALSVKEREVNSSPKSSAKIRADKLPHSRDERKAFIAVPPRSRINCGLKRENSIGDAVERKILTARSLHTSINLPSSTAVTSKTGDASLRSRYGIHRFSTSKSSVGSLVEKKRLTTSSHYMSINVPSGTGVASKTTTTALKPSNRMNIVPKSIGASLEKRPITRSLHMSINLSSGAGITSKTTSMIEHNSIKKIHGGLPKVHPVASQTSTEASRGLSNQAPANLPSVGRSCLKSSSTTKSNPRSATISSPFRFRSNERAIKRKEFLQRMDKTKSKEEEKVQLQRISKDKTEHDHQKQSSGTKSKQNDDGLSGSQSSSNQTRKISLTSTLSPRLVRKASSSTTKNLGSSWKPPISANNSKRISEKNNQTTRQSGTSLSKTRLENASPNIQH, from the exons ATGGCTGAAACTTCGACTCTTCTCGTTCGATCTTTCTCCACTCCCGTTGACACTAGTTGCGCACTCCACGAG agtAACCCTCTTCGGGCTCTCGGAGAATCTATCTCTTTTGGAAGGTTTATGACAGAAAGCTTGAATTGGGAGAAATGGTCAACATTTACGCAGAATCGCTACGTGGAGGAAGCTGAAAAATATTCGAAACCAGGTTCTGTTGCTGCCAAAAGAGCCTACTTTGAGGCTCATTATAAGAGAAAGGCTGCGGAGAAAGATGCTGCGTTGGTCCAAGAAGCAAATGCTCAAGCTAATGAAACTTTTGAATCGGAAACTAGGGAACGAAACTGCGCAGACTCATCCGAACAGATAAAGTTGGAAGCTGACAATATTGAGACAGCCAATGAAGAGATAAATAATGATACTGTCAATTACCAAGGTGTTGATTGTGACTGTGATGCAAACCAATGTAAATGTGACGTTGGAGAAAATGATTTAGATATTTCTGAGGTGGAAGGAATAGAGGAAGTCCTACGACCCTACAACGATATCAATCTTGATGTGGAGCAAAACTGTACTGACTCATCCGAACAGAAAAAGTCAGATGATGGCAACATTGAGGCAGCCAATGAAGATACTGTCAATTACCTAGTGGTTGACTGTTATGATACAAACCAACATAAATTTGATGTTGGACAAAATGATTTAGATGTTTCCCATGTAGAAGGAACAGAGGAAGTCCTACATCCTTGCAATGATATGAATCTTGATGTGGAATGTTGTGTGCTTGTTGATAATTCTAATCAGCTTGATCATGTTGAAGTCCATAAGAATATTGATGTTCCTGTTGAAGAGACAGCGCCTGATCCT GGCATTACCGATCAAGAAGTTTTGGCTTTATCCGTCAAGGAAAGAGAAGtaaattcttctccaaaatcaTCAGCCAAAATTAGGGCTGACAAACTGCCTCATTCCCGTGATGAAAGGAAGGCTTTTATTGCTGTACCACCGAGAAGTAGAATAAACTGTGGTTTGAAACGTGAGAACTCTATTGGAGATGCAGTTGAGAGGAAGATACTAACTGCACGGTCACTCCACACGTCAATCAATCTTCCTTCTAGCACCGCTGTAACAAGCAAAACAGGTGATGCATCTTTAAGATCCAGATATGGAATTCACAGATTTTCAACAAGTAAGAGCTCTGTTGGAAGCTTAGTTGAGAAGAAGAGATTGACTACATCATCACATTACATGTCAATCAATGTTCCATCTGGCACTGGGGTAGCAAGTAAAACAACTACCACAGCGCTTAAACCCAGCAACAGAATGAACATTGTTCCAAAAAGTATTGGAGCCTCATTGGAGAAGAGACCAATTACAAGGTCACTCCACATGTCAATCAATCTCTCTTCTGGTGCTGGTATAACAAGTAAAACAACTTCAATGATTGAACATAacagtattaaaaaaattcatggtGGTTTGCCCAAAGTTCATCCAGTGGCATCACAGACATCAACTGAGGCATCTCGTGGTTTGTCAAATCAAGCTCCAGCAAATCTTCCTTCTGTGGGCAGAAG CTGCCTGAAATCTTCAAGCACCACTAAAAGCAATCCCCGGTCAGCTACCATATCATCACCTTTTAGATTTAGAAGTAATGAAAGAGCAATAAAACGCAAAGAG TTCTTGCAGAGGATGGATAAAACTAAATCCAAGGAAGAAGAGAAAGTTCAATTGCAAAGGATATCAAAG GATAAAACAGAGCATGATCACCAAAAGCAGAGCAGTGGCacgaaatcaaaacaaaatgatgaTGGCCTAAGTGGATCACAATCATCAAGCAATCAGACTAGAAAG ATCTCACTTACATCGACCCTGTCACCAAGGCTAGTGAGGAAAGCAAGTTCTAGTACAACAAAAAACTTGGGAAGTTCATGGAAGCCTCCAATCAGCGCTAATAATTCCAAACGTATTTCAGAAAAAAACAACCAAACAACAAGGCAATCAGGAACTTCATTATCAAAAACCAGGCTGGAAAATGCTTCTCCAAATATTCAGCATTGA
- the LOC101494186 gene encoding uncharacterized protein isoform X1: MFSIANFSVIPPHVLIEDRNYSWVSMSLSNPLRALGESISFGRFMTESLNWEKWSTFTQNRYVEEAEKYSKPGSVAAKRAYFEAHYKRKAAEKDAALVQEANAQANETFESETRERNCADSSEQIKLEADNIETANEEINNDTVNYQGVDCDCDANQCKCDVGENDLDISEVEGIEEVLRPYNDINLDVEQNCTDSSEQKKSDDGNIEAANEDTVNYLVVDCYDTNQHKFDVGQNDLDVSHVEGTEEVLHPCNDMNLDVECCVLVDNSNQLDHVEVHKNIDVPVEETAPDPGITDQEVLALSVKEREVNSSPKSSAKIRADKLPHSRDERKAFIAVPPRSRINCGLKRENSIGDAVERKILTARSLHTSINLPSSTAVTSKTGDASLRSRYGIHRFSTSKSSVGSLVEKKRLTTSSHYMSINVPSGTGVASKTTTTALKPSNRMNIVPKSIGASLEKRPITRSLHMSINLSSGAGITSKTTSMIEHNSIKKIHGGLPKVHPVASQTSTEASRGLSNQAPANLPSVGRSCLKSSSTTKSNPRSATISSPFRFRSNERAIKRKEFLQRMDKTKSKEEEKVQLQRISKDKTEHDHQKQSSGTKSKQNDDGLSGSQSSSNQTRKISLTSTLSPRLVRKASSSTTKNLGSSWKPPISANNSKRISEKNNQTTRQSGTSLSKTRLENASPNIQH; encoded by the exons ATGTTTTCCATTGCCAATTTTTCTGTAATTCCGCCTCATGTTCTTATTGAGGATCGGAACTACTCATGGGTTTCTATGTCACTG agtAACCCTCTTCGGGCTCTCGGAGAATCTATCTCTTTTGGAAGGTTTATGACAGAAAGCTTGAATTGGGAGAAATGGTCAACATTTACGCAGAATCGCTACGTGGAGGAAGCTGAAAAATATTCGAAACCAGGTTCTGTTGCTGCCAAAAGAGCCTACTTTGAGGCTCATTATAAGAGAAAGGCTGCGGAGAAAGATGCTGCGTTGGTCCAAGAAGCAAATGCTCAAGCTAATGAAACTTTTGAATCGGAAACTAGGGAACGAAACTGCGCAGACTCATCCGAACAGATAAAGTTGGAAGCTGACAATATTGAGACAGCCAATGAAGAGATAAATAATGATACTGTCAATTACCAAGGTGTTGATTGTGACTGTGATGCAAACCAATGTAAATGTGACGTTGGAGAAAATGATTTAGATATTTCTGAGGTGGAAGGAATAGAGGAAGTCCTACGACCCTACAACGATATCAATCTTGATGTGGAGCAAAACTGTACTGACTCATCCGAACAGAAAAAGTCAGATGATGGCAACATTGAGGCAGCCAATGAAGATACTGTCAATTACCTAGTGGTTGACTGTTATGATACAAACCAACATAAATTTGATGTTGGACAAAATGATTTAGATGTTTCCCATGTAGAAGGAACAGAGGAAGTCCTACATCCTTGCAATGATATGAATCTTGATGTGGAATGTTGTGTGCTTGTTGATAATTCTAATCAGCTTGATCATGTTGAAGTCCATAAGAATATTGATGTTCCTGTTGAAGAGACAGCGCCTGATCCT GGCATTACCGATCAAGAAGTTTTGGCTTTATCCGTCAAGGAAAGAGAAGtaaattcttctccaaaatcaTCAGCCAAAATTAGGGCTGACAAACTGCCTCATTCCCGTGATGAAAGGAAGGCTTTTATTGCTGTACCACCGAGAAGTAGAATAAACTGTGGTTTGAAACGTGAGAACTCTATTGGAGATGCAGTTGAGAGGAAGATACTAACTGCACGGTCACTCCACACGTCAATCAATCTTCCTTCTAGCACCGCTGTAACAAGCAAAACAGGTGATGCATCTTTAAGATCCAGATATGGAATTCACAGATTTTCAACAAGTAAGAGCTCTGTTGGAAGCTTAGTTGAGAAGAAGAGATTGACTACATCATCACATTACATGTCAATCAATGTTCCATCTGGCACTGGGGTAGCAAGTAAAACAACTACCACAGCGCTTAAACCCAGCAACAGAATGAACATTGTTCCAAAAAGTATTGGAGCCTCATTGGAGAAGAGACCAATTACAAGGTCACTCCACATGTCAATCAATCTCTCTTCTGGTGCTGGTATAACAAGTAAAACAACTTCAATGATTGAACATAacagtattaaaaaaattcatggtGGTTTGCCCAAAGTTCATCCAGTGGCATCACAGACATCAACTGAGGCATCTCGTGGTTTGTCAAATCAAGCTCCAGCAAATCTTCCTTCTGTGGGCAGAAG CTGCCTGAAATCTTCAAGCACCACTAAAAGCAATCCCCGGTCAGCTACCATATCATCACCTTTTAGATTTAGAAGTAATGAAAGAGCAATAAAACGCAAAGAG TTCTTGCAGAGGATGGATAAAACTAAATCCAAGGAAGAAGAGAAAGTTCAATTGCAAAGGATATCAAAG GATAAAACAGAGCATGATCACCAAAAGCAGAGCAGTGGCacgaaatcaaaacaaaatgatgaTGGCCTAAGTGGATCACAATCATCAAGCAATCAGACTAGAAAG ATCTCACTTACATCGACCCTGTCACCAAGGCTAGTGAGGAAAGCAAGTTCTAGTACAACAAAAAACTTGGGAAGTTCATGGAAGCCTCCAATCAGCGCTAATAATTCCAAACGTATTTCAGAAAAAAACAACCAAACAACAAGGCAATCAGGAACTTCATTATCAAAAACCAGGCTGGAAAATGCTTCTCCAAATATTCAGCATTGA
- the LOC101494496 gene encoding uncharacterized protein, with protein sequence MDNGCFTSPRRDFPNGLRVLVVDDDPTWLKILEKMLKKCNYEVTTCCLARQALNLLRERKDGYDIVISDVNMPDMDGFKLLEHVGLEMDLPVIMMSVDGETSRVMKGVQHGACDYLLKPIRMKELRNIWQHVLRKRIHEVREFENFESFESIHLMRNGSEMSEEANMFALEDMTSTKKRKDVDNKHDDKEFSDPSSSKKARVVWSVDLHQKFVKAVNLIGFDKVGPKKILDLMNVPWLTRENVASHLQKYRLYLSRLQKDNEQKSSSSGMKHSDLPSKDVGSFGFPNSANMKHSDLPSKDVGSYGFPNSANKQQNDVPIDRYNYLEGTIQHKNMETKSHEGIPKVTVPHSTTAEKVRAITGNITDAGITHNRPFAPLDSEGKCAVIDCTLSTQYSWTEIPKRQLKEEQESLVHLEDNCNMLPLQGKKHHIQVDQSQSITSISSTPSTKEQEVDAIIKTKHLLADYKKDYTSSVSSKRSVVDTFPFQPGSLMMNDQPSQPISTSNFGLKTQSSNLGCIPDLESYQRSLLLVGEAASAPLDEDLYFYWHNMNFGQSNIGMSEYYDPGLLTEVPTHLYDSTDYSVIDQGLFIA encoded by the exons TGACTACATGTTGCTTAGCAAGACAAGCTTTAAACTTGCTTCGCGAAAGGAAAGACGGATACGATATAGTGATCAGCGACGTAAACATGCCTGACATGGATGGTTTCAAACTTCTTGAGCATGTTGGACTTGAGATGGATCTTCCTGTCATTA TGATGTCTGTGGATGGAGAAACAAGCAGAGTGATGAAAGGTGTTCAGCACGGAGCATGTGATTATCTCCTTAAGCCTATAAGGATGAAAGAGCTGCGAAATATATGGCAACATGTCTTACGAAAGAGGATACACGAGGTtagagaatttgaaaattttgagagTTTTGAGAGCATTCACTTGATGAGAAATGGATCAGAGATGTCCGAGGAAGCTAACATGTTTGCTTTAGAAGATATGACCTCAACGAAGAAAAGGAAAGATGTAGACAACAAACACGACGACAAAGAATTTTCGGATCCGTCTTCCTCAAAAAAAGCTAGAGTAGTTTGGTCTGTAGATCTTCATCAGAAGTTTGTTAAGGCAGTAAATCTGATTGGATTTGATA AAGTTGGTCCCAAGAAAATACTAGATTTGATGAATGTTCCGTGGCTGACTAGAGAGAATGTTGCCAGCCACTTGCAG AAATACCGGCTTTACTTGAGTAGGCTTCAGAAAGATAACGAACAAAAATCTTCCTCAAGTGGAATGAAGCATTCTGATTTACCTTCAAAAGATGTAGGAAGTTTTGGTTTTCCGAACTCAGCAAACATGAAGCATTCTGATTTACCTTCAAAAGATGTAGGAAGTTATGGTTTTCCGAACTCAGCAAACAAGCAACAAAATGATGTTCCAATTGACAGATACAACTATTTAGAAGGAACCATACAACATAAGAACATGGAAACTAAAAGCCATGAAGGTATTCCCAAAGTAACAGTTCCACATTCCACCACCGCAGAAAAAGTAAGAGCTATCACTGGTAACATCACTGATGCAGGGATTACACATAATCGACCTTTTGCCCCTCTCGACTCAGAAGGAAAATGTGCCGTAATTGATTGCACGTTGTCAACACAGTATTCTTGGACTGAAATTCCAAAAAGACAGCTCAAAGAGGAACAAGAGTCACTTGTTCATCTTGAGGATAACTGCAACATGTTGCCCTTACAAGGTAAGAAGCATCACATTCAAGTTGATCAATCACAGTCAATTACTTCAATTAGTTCCACTCCCTCTACAAAGGAGCAAGAGGTTGATGCaattatcaaaacaaaacatttgcTTGCTGATTACAAGAAAGATTACACTAGTTCAGTGAGTTCAAAAAGAAGTGTAGTGGACACTTTTCCTTTCCAACCTGGAAGCCTTATGATGAATGATCAACCTTCACAGCCCATTTCCACTTCTAATTTCGGCTTAAAAACACAGTCATCTAATCTTGGTTGCATTCCTGATCTAGAGTCTTACCAAAGAAGCCTACTTTTGGTAGGTGAGGCTGCTTCGGCGCCTTTGGATGAGGACTTATATTTCTATTGGCATAATATGAACTTTGGTCAGTCGAATATAGGGATGTCTGAGTATTATGATCCTGGGCTTCTCACAGAAGTTCCAACTCACTTATATGATTCAACAGATTATTCAGTAATTGATCAAGGTCTATTCATAGCATGA